In the Desulfuromonas sp. DDH964 genome, ACCGGTTTCGACCTCATCGTCCCCTGCGGCCTGCATGGAGTGCGGATGACCTCCCTGGCCGGGGAGCTCGGTCGGCCGCCAGAATGGGCGGCGGTGGAGGAGGCCCTGATCACCGCCTTTGCCAACATCCTGCAAATCGATTACGCTGGAGACCATGAATAAGCGACCCCTGCGCAAACCCGACTGGCTCAAGGTCCGCTTCCCCGGCGGCGCCAACTATGCACGCATCGATCGCTACCATCGCGAGCAGGGGCTGCACAGCGTCTGCCGCAGCGCCGCCTGCCCCAACCAGGGGGAGTGCTGGAGCCAGGGGACGGCAACCTTCATGATCCTCGGCGAACGCTGCACCCGCGACTGCGCCTTCTGCAACGTCAGCGCCGGCACGCCGCTCCCCCCCGACCCCGCCGAAGCGTCCAAAGTCGCCACGGCGGTGGCCGAGCTCGGCCTGCGCCACGCGGTGATCACCTCGGTGACCCGCGACGACCTCGCCGATGGTGGCGCCGCCGCTTTTGCGGCGGTGACGACGGCGATTCGCGCGGCAGCCCCAGGCTGCCGCATCGAACTGCTGATCCCCGATCTGGCCGGCGACGAGACCGCCCTGGCAACCCTTCTCGCTGCCGCACCCGACCTGCTCGGCCACAATCTCGAGACGGTCCCCCGGCTCTACCCGGCGGCGCGTCAGGGGGCCGATTACCGGCGCTCCCTGGGTCTGCTGGCCGCGGCCCGCCGGCTGGCGCCGGAAATCCCGACCAAGTCGGGACTGATGCTCGGCCTGGGGGAGACCCGCCCGGAGCTGCTGGCGGTGGCCAGGGACCTGCGTAGCGCCGGCTGCGCCTACCTCACCCTCGGCCAGTACCTGGCGCCGACCCGCCAGCATCACCCGGTGCTACGCTACGTCGCGCCGGAAGAATTCGCCGAGCTGCGCGCGGAGCTGCTCCCCCTCGGCTTCCGCCATATCGAGGCGGGCCCGCTGGTCCGCTCCTCCTATCATGCCGACCGCCAATTCAGCGAGGCTCCTTGATGGATCACCTGACCGATGTGCACCGCTATATCATTCTCGGTTCCGGCCCGGCGGGGCTCACCGCCGCCCTCTACGCGGCGCGCAGCAACTGCTGTCCGCTCCTCATCCAGGGCGCCCAACCGGGGGGACAGTTAACCACGACGACGACGGTCGACAACTACCCGGGATTTCCCGAGGGGGTCGACGGCAACGAGCTGATGCAGCGCATGGAGCAGCAGGTGCGCCGCTTCACCGGCAACCTGCTGACAGCGACGGTAACCCGCGTCGAACTCGATGCTTCGCCGTTCCGGGTCTGGGTGGGGGAGGACTGTTACCGCGGAAAAACGCTGATCATCTCGACCGGTGCCTCCCCCAAAATGCTCGGCCTGGAGAACGAGTGGTCGCTGATGGGGCGGGGGGTTTCGGTCTGCGCCACCTGCGATGCCTTCTTCTACCGGGACAAGGAGGTTGTGGTGGTCGGCGGCGGCGACACCGCCCTGGAAGAGGCCTCCTTTCTGAGCCGCTTTGCCCGCAAGGTAACGGTCGTTCATCGCCGCGGCAGCCTGCGCGCGACGCCGCTGCTGCAGCAGCGGGCGATGGAAAACGACAAGATTCACTGGCGCTGGGATACCGTTGTCAGCGGCATTCTCGGCGACCAGCAGAGCGGGGTTACCGGCGCCCGCTTGCGGCATGTCGGCACCGGCGAGGAGTACGTCCTCCCCTGCGACGGGATCTTCATCGCCATCGGCCACACGCCGAATACCGAGCTCTTCCGCGATCAGCTCGAACTGGATGCCCAGGGCTACATCATCACCCGCAACTTCACCGCCACCAGCGTCCCGGGGGTCTTCGCCGCCGGCGATGTCCAGGACCCCCACTTCCGCCAGGCGATCACCGCGGCCGGCAGTGGCGCCATGGCGGCAATCCAGGCCGAACGCTACCTCGAATGTCTCGCCGACCAGGGGGAAGGCAAGGCCTGCTCCCTCGAATTCGGACCGCGCCCGCCCGCCTGACGGCAAGGAGTAATCGGATGGAGACCTTTGCCCTGGTTCGCCCCGAGCATCTCAACCACCACGGCTTCCTGTTCGGGGGGGCGCTGCTGAAGTGGGTCGATGAATTCGCCTGGCTGGTGGCCTCGCGCGACTTCCCGGGCTGCACCTTCGTCACGGTGGCGATGGACGACATCGTCTTTCGTGAACCGGTCGACAACGGTTCGATCCTGCGCTTCGTCATCCTTCCCTGCCGCCAGGGGCGAACCTCGGTCAACTACAGTGTCGAGGTCTGGGCCGACGCCCCCGGGTCCAGTCACGAGCACCGGGTTTTTTCAACCCGTATCACCTTTGTCCGGGTCAATGCCGAAGGACACAAGCTCGAGCTCCCCCCGGGGCCGCCACGCCACTCGCTCCTCCCCGCTGGCGCGACCAGCGGGTCCTGACCCCGGCTCTTTACCGCTACTCCAGCCGGAGTGGCGCTGCTCCGTTTCCGCTGGGCCCGAACCGGCCAGCCACGAGGTGACCATGAACCTTCCTCCCCTTCGCCAAGCGCTCCTGACCCTTCTGCTACTGCTCGGCCTCGGTCTGCCGGGAGGACCGAGCCAGGCCGAATCTCTCAGCCAGGGGCAGACCCTTTACGTTCCGGTCTATTCCCACGTCTTCAGTGGCGACCGCGGTCTTCCCTTCAATCTGGCCGCGACCCTCAGCCTGCGCAACTGTGACCCGGAAAAACCGCTGCGCATCCTCGCGGCCGACTACTACGACTCGGCGGGAAAGCGCCTTCAGCAGCACCTGGTCAAACCATTGGAACTCGCTCCCCTGGCCAGCCACAGCATCTATATCAAGGAGACCGATACCAGTGGTGGCTTCGGCGCCAGCTTTATCGTCCGCTGGCAGGCGGCGACACCGGTGCAGCCGCCGGTGGTCGAAGCGGTAATGATCGGCGCCCGCTCCGGCCAGGGGATCTCCTTCATCAGTCCGGCACGGGTCATCGCCGAGACCTCTTCGAAGTAGCGCCCATGTCCTCCCGCCACCAGAACC is a window encoding:
- the lipA gene encoding lipoyl synthase — translated: MNKRPLRKPDWLKVRFPGGANYARIDRYHREQGLHSVCRSAACPNQGECWSQGTATFMILGERCTRDCAFCNVSAGTPLPPDPAEASKVATAVAELGLRHAVITSVTRDDLADGGAAAFAAVTTAIRAAAPGCRIELLIPDLAGDETALATLLAAAPDLLGHNLETVPRLYPAARQGADYRRSLGLLAAARRLAPEIPTKSGLMLGLGETRPELLAVARDLRSAGCAYLTLGQYLAPTRQHHPVLRYVAPEEFAELRAELLPLGFRHIEAGPLVRSSYHADRQFSEAP
- the trxB gene encoding thioredoxin-disulfide reductase, whose protein sequence is MDHLTDVHRYIILGSGPAGLTAALYAARSNCCPLLIQGAQPGGQLTTTTTVDNYPGFPEGVDGNELMQRMEQQVRRFTGNLLTATVTRVELDASPFRVWVGEDCYRGKTLIISTGASPKMLGLENEWSLMGRGVSVCATCDAFFYRDKEVVVVGGGDTALEEASFLSRFARKVTVVHRRGSLRATPLLQQRAMENDKIHWRWDTVVSGILGDQQSGVTGARLRHVGTGEEYVLPCDGIFIAIGHTPNTELFRDQLELDAQGYIITRNFTATSVPGVFAAGDVQDPHFRQAITAAGSGAMAAIQAERYLECLADQGEGKACSLEFGPRPPA
- a CDS encoding acyl-CoA thioesterase, with product METFALVRPEHLNHHGFLFGGALLKWVDEFAWLVASRDFPGCTFVTVAMDDIVFREPVDNGSILRFVILPCRQGRTSVNYSVEVWADAPGSSHEHRVFSTRITFVRVNAEGHKLELPPGPPRHSLLPAGATSGS
- a CDS encoding DUF3124 domain-containing protein, with protein sequence MNLPPLRQALLTLLLLLGLGLPGGPSQAESLSQGQTLYVPVYSHVFSGDRGLPFNLAATLSLRNCDPEKPLRILAADYYDSAGKRLQQHLVKPLELAPLASHSIYIKETDTSGGFGASFIVRWQAATPVQPPVVEAVMIGARSGQGISFISPARVIAETSSK